One region of Prochlorococcus marinus str. GP2 genomic DNA includes:
- a CDS encoding DnaJ C-terminal domain-containing protein produces the protein MVILGTMIHGTMTISSKKDYLSILGLSLDFDDKELKKAFRREARKWHPDLNKNDINAEERFKLINEAYEYLSDPNKRNESSNVNSQDDYKNNNFTTGFPDFQDYLDSLFGYEYNPENYEKNSNEQFDDESINIDNDEFDNYEYPTTSPEEPPPVKLHQDIETIIELTPDEALSGASILIELEDQTVVEVDTPPFAGDGWRLRLENIARGGKDHYLQLKVQTESGLRIDGLRVLYKLELFPHDALLGCAVEVPTLNGNVTLQVPPKSSTGRMLRLKGRGLKFEDNVGDQYVEILVVIPADINDEEIALYTRLQELSLSDS, from the coding sequence ATGGTAATTCTAGGGACGATGATCCATGGGACAATGACTATTTCCTCTAAAAAAGACTATTTGTCGATTTTGGGTTTATCCCTTGATTTTGACGATAAAGAACTTAAAAAGGCCTTTCGCAGAGAGGCAAGAAAATGGCATCCAGATTTAAATAAAAATGATATTAATGCAGAAGAAAGATTTAAATTAATTAACGAAGCATATGAATACCTTAGTGATCCAAATAAAAGAAATGAAAGTTCGAATGTAAATAGTCAGGATGATTATAAAAATAATAATTTCACAACAGGTTTTCCTGATTTTCAAGATTATCTTGATTCATTATTTGGATATGAATATAACCCTGAGAATTATGAAAAAAACAGTAACGAACAATTTGATGATGAATCCATAAATATAGATAATGATGAGTTTGATAATTATGAATACCCTACAACATCTCCTGAAGAACCACCTCCAGTTAAACTTCACCAAGATATCGAAACGATTATAGAATTAACTCCTGATGAGGCCTTAAGTGGAGCATCTATTTTAATAGAACTTGAAGATCAAACTGTAGTTGAAGTTGATACACCACCTTTTGCTGGAGATGGATGGAGATTAAGACTTGAAAATATTGCAAGGGGAGGAAAAGACCATTATTTGCAGTTAAAAGTTCAAACGGAAAGTGGTCTAAGAATTGATGGTTTAAGAGTTCTTTATAAATTAGAGTTATTTCCTCATGATGCTCTTCTTGGATGTGCAGTAGAAGTTCCTACCCTTAATGGAAATGTAACACTTCAAGTACCTCCAAAATCATCTACCGGAAGAATGTTACGTTTAAAAGGTAGGGGTTTAAAGTTCGAGGATAATGTAGGTGATCAATATGTTGAAATCTTGGTAGTTATACCTGCTGATATTAATGATGAAGAAATTGCTTTATATACAAGATTACAAGAATTGTCACTTTCTGATTCTTAA
- a CDS encoding DUF3110 domain-containing protein, with translation MNVFVLLYNSGTDKEGIHSIELKGRTIVLMFEEKDDATRYCGLLEAQDFPLPTVEKIDVEEIKDFCIKLDYECKIVEKNFVPKTAEDRLLISPPQKNLEVNDWNKNSNNDEKIDINTIKENLEKLL, from the coding sequence ATGAACGTATTTGTTCTTTTATACAATTCAGGAACAGATAAGGAAGGAATTCATTCAATCGAGCTTAAAGGAAGAACTATAGTTCTTATGTTTGAAGAGAAAGATGATGCGACAAGATACTGTGGCCTCCTTGAAGCTCAAGATTTCCCTTTGCCAACAGTAGAAAAGATAGACGTAGAAGAAATAAAAGATTTCTGTATTAAATTAGATTATGAATGTAAAATTGTGGAGAAAAACTTTGTACCTAAAACGGCCGAAGATAGGTTATTAATTTCTCCACCTCAGAAAAACCTAGAAGTGAATGATTGGAATAAAAATAGTAATAATGATGAAAAAATTGATATAAATACCATTAAGGAAAACCTTGAAAAGTTACTTTAA
- a CDS encoding peptidylprolyl isomerase, which translates to MTKALFETEVGDINIEFFSEDAPNTVKNFTQLISDGFYDGLAFHRVIPGFMAQGGCPNTRDGASGMPGTGGPGYNIRCEINSNKHLKGSLSMAHAGKDTGGSQFFIVYEPQPHLDGVHTVFGKTDDMDVVLKLSNGSKILKATLK; encoded by the coding sequence ATGACAAAAGCATTATTTGAAACAGAAGTTGGAGACATTAATATTGAATTTTTCTCTGAAGACGCACCTAATACAGTTAAAAACTTCACGCAGTTGATTAGTGATGGATTTTATGATGGTTTAGCATTTCACAGAGTTATTCCTGGATTTATGGCTCAAGGTGGATGTCCAAATACTCGTGATGGGGCATCTGGTATGCCTGGGACTGGAGGCCCAGGATATAATATTAGATGTGAAATAAATTCAAATAAACATCTTAAAGGCTCACTATCTATGGCTCATGCAGGAAAGGATACAGGAGGTAGTCAGTTTTTTATAGTTTATGAACCACAGCCTCATCTCGATGGAGTTCATACAGTTTTTGGCAAGACAGATGATATGGATGTAGTGCTAAAACTTAGTAATGGTTCGAAAATTTTAAAAGCAACTTTAAAATAG
- the ribBA gene encoding bifunctional 3,4-dihydroxy-2-butanone-4-phosphate synthase/GTP cyclohydrolase II: MKETSPKSNNGTILDINESFKIEFDPISDALAAIRNGECIIVVDDERRENEGDLICAAQFATPQQINFMATEGRGLICLAMQGEKLDSLDLPLMVDRNTDENQTAFTISIDAGPENNVTTGISAEDRAKTIQVAINPNTKPDDLRRPGHVFPLRAKKGGVLKRAGHTEAAVDIAAMSGLYPAGVICEIQNSDGSMSRLPQLKEYAKQWGMKLISIADLISYRFQTERFVFRKSDAVLPSIFGNFKAYGYVNELDGSEHIALVKQKSSKLNEPVLVRMHSECLTGDAFGSLRCDCRPQLEAALSRIEKEEEGVVVYLRQEGRGIGLINKLKAYSLQDGGLDTVEANEKLGFPADLRNYGVGAQILTDLGIKKLKLLTNNPRKIAGLGGYGIEVIERVPLVICPNDNNAEYLSVKKTKLGHMIDEDDPNSRNIDPFISIFLDGKYKSIDLVPIKNNVIKFCNDKNINIKLESTPRLLAFWNRPKLVWRILHDRNRTNSNITDEEIKNIELFIQFLSNYENSTKIGIIVSRNIEQALHPKSSIKLINTKFTINNEILYSSTRKFNLDKETFSIVFEG, translated from the coding sequence ATGAAAGAAACAAGTCCCAAATCAAATAATGGAACAATTTTGGATATAAATGAATCTTTTAAAATTGAATTTGATCCTATCAGTGATGCGTTGGCTGCTATAAGAAATGGTGAATGCATAATTGTTGTAGATGATGAAAGAAGAGAAAATGAAGGAGATTTAATATGTGCGGCTCAGTTTGCGACTCCACAGCAAATTAATTTTATGGCGACTGAGGGACGAGGTCTTATATGCCTAGCTATGCAAGGTGAAAAACTTGACTCCTTAGATTTACCATTAATGGTAGATAGAAATACAGATGAAAATCAAACAGCTTTTACGATATCAATTGATGCTGGACCTGAAAATAATGTTACTACTGGAATTTCAGCTGAAGACAGGGCAAAGACTATTCAAGTTGCAATAAACCCAAATACAAAACCTGATGATTTAAGAAGGCCAGGACATGTTTTTCCATTAAGAGCTAAAAAAGGTGGAGTATTAAAAAGAGCAGGTCATACCGAAGCGGCAGTAGATATTGCTGCAATGTCAGGTCTTTATCCCGCTGGAGTGATTTGTGAAATACAAAATTCTGACGGTTCCATGTCAAGACTTCCACAACTTAAAGAGTATGCAAAACAGTGGGGAATGAAATTAATATCCATAGCTGATTTAATAAGTTATCGGTTTCAAACTGAGAGATTTGTATTTAGAAAATCCGATGCTGTGCTTCCAAGTATCTTTGGTAATTTCAAAGCTTATGGATATGTTAATGAACTCGATGGTTCAGAGCACATCGCATTAGTTAAACAAAAATCATCAAAACTAAATGAACCTGTACTAGTAAGAATGCATTCAGAATGTTTAACTGGCGATGCTTTTGGATCATTACGTTGTGATTGTAGACCACAGCTTGAGGCAGCTTTATCACGGATAGAAAAGGAGGAAGAGGGAGTTGTTGTTTACTTAAGACAAGAGGGCAGAGGTATTGGTCTAATAAATAAATTAAAAGCTTATAGTTTGCAGGATGGTGGATTAGACACTGTAGAAGCTAATGAAAAATTAGGTTTTCCAGCTGATCTCAGAAATTATGGAGTTGGAGCACAGATATTAACCGATCTAGGGATAAAAAAACTAAAATTACTTACAAACAATCCTAGAAAGATTGCTGGATTAGGTGGTTATGGAATAGAGGTTATTGAGAGAGTTCCATTAGTAATTTGTCCAAATGATAATAATGCAGAATATTTGAGTGTAAAAAAAACGAAGCTAGGGCACATGATTGATGAAGATGATCCTAATTCGAGAAATATCGATCCGTTTATATCAATTTTTCTTGATGGAAAATATAAATCTATTGACCTAGTTCCAATAAAAAATAACGTTATTAAATTCTGTAATGATAAGAACATTAATATTAAACTTGAAAGTACCCCAAGATTATTGGCTTTTTGGAATCGACCAAAATTAGTATGGCGAATTTTACATGATCGGAATAGAACCAATTCCAACATTACTGATGAAGAAATAAAGAATATAGAATTATTTATTCAATTTTTATCCAATTATGAAAATAGTACGAAAATTGGAATTATTGTTTCTAGAAACATTGAACAAGCATTACACCCAAAAAGTAGCATCAAATTAATCAATACTAAATTTACTATTAATAATGAAATCTTATATTCATCTACGAGAAAATTTAATCTAGATAAAGAGACATTTAGTATTGTTTTTGAAGGTTAA
- the argC gene encoding N-acetyl-gamma-glutamyl-phosphate reductase: MNVAIVGATGYGGIQAVNLLKKIKKYKISFLGGNKTSGSKWNDNFPFLYLDNDPYIEEISVDNISNNADVALLCLPNGLSSTLTRKLLDRGVRVIDLSADYRYKSLDEWKKVYSKEASIYKRNDDDLCKEAVYGLPEINKEAISKARLIACPGCYPTSALIPLAPYLSQGIIENEGIVIDSKSGTSGGGREPNQKLLLSECGEGLSAYGLINHRHTSEIEQIASLISGNNIELLFTPHLVPISRGMHSTIYGRLRDPGLTSDDCRILLDNYYRNFKNIIVLPVDTFPSTKWVKNTNKIFLSVKVDIRNGRIIILSVIDNLLKGQTGQAIQNLNIMSGFSMDEGLDLPNNFP; the protein is encoded by the coding sequence ATGAATGTTGCAATAGTAGGTGCTACAGGTTACGGCGGTATTCAAGCGGTAAATCTTTTAAAGAAAATTAAAAAATACAAAATTTCATTTTTGGGAGGTAATAAAACATCTGGATCAAAGTGGAATGATAATTTCCCTTTTCTTTATCTAGATAATGATCCTTATATAGAAGAAATTTCAGTAGATAATATTTCAAATAATGCAGATGTTGCTCTGCTTTGCTTACCAAATGGCCTATCTTCAACATTGACGAGGAAATTATTAGATAGAGGAGTTAGAGTTATTGATTTATCTGCTGATTATAGATATAAGTCCTTAGATGAATGGAAAAAAGTTTATTCCAAAGAAGCTTCTATTTATAAAAGGAACGATGATGATTTATGTAAAGAGGCAGTCTACGGACTTCCTGAGATAAATAAAGAAGCCATTTCAAAAGCTAGATTAATTGCATGTCCAGGATGTTATCCAACATCTGCTCTTATTCCATTAGCTCCTTATCTTTCGCAAGGTATTATTGAAAATGAAGGTATAGTTATTGATTCTAAAAGCGGAACCTCTGGAGGTGGTCGAGAACCTAACCAAAAGCTACTCTTATCAGAATGTGGAGAAGGACTATCAGCATATGGATTGATAAATCATAGACATACCTCAGAAATCGAGCAAATAGCATCCTTAATTTCTGGAAATAATATTGAACTGCTTTTTACACCTCATTTGGTTCCAATATCAAGAGGTATGCACTCGACTATATATGGGAGACTAAGAGATCCAGGATTAACATCTGATGATTGCAGAATTCTTTTGGATAATTATTATAGAAATTTCAAAAATATTATAGTTTTACCTGTAGATACCTTCCCATCAACAAAATGGGTTAAAAATACAAATAAAATTTTCCTGTCTGTTAAGGTTGATATTCGAAATGGAAGGATTATTATTTTATCTGTAATCGATAATTTGTTAAAAGGACAGACTGGGCAAGCAATTCAAAATTTAAATATCATGAGTGGGTTTTCAATGGATGAAGGTCTTGATTTACCTAATAATTTTCCATAA
- the purN gene encoding phosphoribosylglycinamide formyltransferase: MEKSFNYIISPEISEFRRFSPKLKIGVLASGKGTNFQELINLSNKGEFDIDIKVLITNKDDAGCIKRAESAKIPHKIIRGKDFLQKEQFELEIINTLNYYDVELVVMAGWMKVVTPFFINKFKNKIINIHPSLLPAYKGCSAIEDSILNGSKITGCSVHFVDEEVDSGSLIMQAALSITDDDDIESLSKRIHMLEHKILPHSISQAGFLIRSNFMENY, from the coding sequence TTGGAAAAATCATTTAATTACATAATTTCTCCTGAGATATCTGAATTTAGAAGATTTTCACCAAAATTAAAAATAGGTGTACTTGCTTCTGGAAAAGGAACAAACTTTCAGGAGTTAATTAATCTCTCAAATAAAGGAGAATTTGATATAGATATAAAAGTTCTTATAACTAACAAAGATGATGCAGGTTGTATAAAAAGAGCTGAAAGTGCAAAAATACCTCATAAAATAATAAGAGGGAAAGACTTTCTGCAAAAAGAGCAATTTGAATTAGAGATTATAAATACATTAAATTACTACGATGTTGAACTTGTTGTAATGGCTGGCTGGATGAAAGTTGTCACTCCATTTTTTATTAACAAATTTAAGAATAAAATTATAAATATTCACCCATCATTACTTCCTGCATATAAAGGTTGTTCTGCAATAGAGGACTCTATATTAAATGGTTCAAAAATAACTGGTTGTTCAGTACATTTTGTTGATGAGGAGGTAGATAGTGGATCTTTGATAATGCAAGCTGCATTGTCAATTACAGATGATGATGATATTGAATCACTTTCCAAAAGAATACATATGCTTGAGCATAAAATTTTACCTCATTCAATCTCTCAAGCTGGTTTTTTGATAAGAAGTAATTTTATGGAAAATTATTAG
- a CDS encoding glucose-6-phosphate isomerase, translating into MNGDLNSWDKFCNYLWFEKKLNIWLDISKINFTNKDIKYLEDKFIDVFSSIKELENGAISNIDENRQVGHYWLRNPSISPSSKIEEEISSDINEISEFGKQILNGDIKNKNNQNYTDVLWIGIGGSGLGPLLITESLQKCSKGLNFSYIDNVDPFLISEKLEELTEKLSTTLFVVVSKSGGTPEPRIAMEIIKSHCENNSLEWNSNAIAITMKDSKLFNKATSENWLKIFNLQDWVGGRTSITSSVGLLPLALINENIFEFISGASLMDEATRISDFKNNPAALLSSAWYLTGDGVGKRDMVVLPYRDRLQVFSKYLQQLVMESLGKKFNRNGEVVNQGISVFGNKGSTDQHAYVQQLRDGIDNFFCIFIELLDSPSTNIFDEKENPKEYLSGFLQGTRSALSSENRQSITITLEKLNCFSLGALIALFERAVSFYAELVNINAYDQPGVEAGKKAAANIIEYQQKVSNLLDEGAEYSINDITSLFDNSVNEAIFFILREMCFGNDNYLVKGDWSNPNSLVIQKKNS; encoded by the coding sequence ATGAATGGAGATTTAAACTCTTGGGATAAATTTTGTAATTATCTTTGGTTTGAGAAAAAACTAAATATTTGGTTAGACATAAGCAAAATTAATTTCACAAATAAAGACATAAAATACTTAGAAGATAAATTTATAGATGTTTTTTCATCAATAAAAGAATTAGAAAATGGAGCAATCTCAAATATTGATGAAAATAGACAAGTTGGACATTATTGGCTTAGAAACCCATCAATTTCACCCTCTTCAAAAATAGAAGAGGAAATTAGCTCAGATATTAATGAAATCTCTGAATTTGGAAAACAAATTTTAAATGGAGATATTAAGAATAAGAATAATCAAAACTATACTGATGTTCTATGGATAGGAATTGGTGGAAGTGGTTTAGGACCATTACTTATTACAGAGTCACTGCAGAAATGCTCTAAAGGCTTAAATTTTTCTTATATAGATAATGTTGATCCTTTTTTAATTAGCGAAAAGTTAGAAGAGTTAACTGAAAAATTATCCACAACATTGTTTGTAGTAGTAAGCAAATCAGGAGGTACCCCTGAACCTAGAATCGCTATGGAAATTATTAAAAGTCATTGCGAAAATAATTCTCTTGAATGGAATTCTAATGCCATAGCTATAACTATGAAGGATAGTAAGTTATTTAATAAAGCCACTTCTGAAAATTGGTTAAAAATATTTAATTTACAAGATTGGGTTGGAGGAAGAACAAGTATTACAAGCTCTGTGGGATTACTTCCATTAGCTCTTATTAATGAAAATATATTTGAATTTATTAGTGGCGCATCATTAATGGATGAAGCTACACGTATAAGTGATTTTAAAAATAATCCTGCAGCATTATTATCATCCGCATGGTATTTAACTGGGGATGGTGTTGGAAAGAGAGATATGGTCGTATTACCTTATAGAGATAGGTTACAAGTATTTAGTAAATATCTCCAGCAATTAGTAATGGAATCATTAGGTAAGAAATTTAATAGAAATGGTGAAGTAGTTAATCAAGGTATTTCCGTTTTTGGTAATAAAGGATCTACAGATCAACACGCTTATGTTCAGCAACTGAGAGATGGTATTGATAATTTCTTTTGTATTTTTATTGAATTATTAGATTCTCCATCTACTAATATTTTTGATGAAAAAGAAAATCCGAAAGAATATCTTTCTGGTTTTTTGCAAGGAACCAGATCAGCACTCTCTAGTGAAAACAGACAAAGTATCACTATCACGTTAGAAAAATTAAATTGTTTTTCACTAGGTGCCTTAATCGCTTTATTTGAGAGGGCTGTTTCCTTCTATGCTGAATTGGTAAATATAAATGCATATGATCAACCTGGAGTTGAAGCTGGAAAAAAAGCCGCCGCAAATATTATTGAGTATCAACAAAAAGTAAGTAATTTATTAGACGAAGGAGCAGAATATTCTATAAATGACATAACATCATTATTTGATAATTCAGTGAATGAAGCTATCTTTTTCATACTACGTGAAATGTGTTTCGGCAATGATAATTATTTAGTTAAGGGCGATTGGTCAAATCCAAATTCCTTGGTTATTCAAAAAAAGAATTCTTAA